A stretch of the Clavibacter sp. B3I6 genome encodes the following:
- the lexA gene encoding transcriptional repressor LexA gives MADERAAGGGATRRRKSLSDKQISILEFIQRAIAGQGYPPSMREIGDAVGLASLSSVTHQLNQLELSGYLRRDPNRPRALEVLIDLPGSGAAETGEPSTPVGDAAMVPMVGRIAAGIPITAEQMVEEVFPLPRQLVGKGDLFMLRVVGDSMIDAAICDGDWVVVRQQKTAENGDIVAAMLDDEATVKVFRQRDGHTWLLPRNSAFEPILGDFAEVVGKVVAVMRSV, from the coding sequence ATGGCGGACGAGCGAGCAGCGGGAGGCGGCGCGACGAGGCGCCGCAAGAGCCTCAGCGACAAGCAGATCTCGATCCTGGAGTTCATCCAGCGCGCCATCGCCGGCCAGGGCTACCCGCCGAGCATGCGCGAGATCGGCGACGCCGTCGGCCTGGCGTCGCTCTCGAGCGTCACGCACCAGCTCAACCAGCTCGAGCTCTCGGGCTACCTCCGCCGGGACCCGAACCGCCCGCGCGCCCTCGAGGTGCTGATCGACCTGCCCGGCAGCGGCGCCGCGGAGACCGGCGAGCCGTCGACGCCCGTGGGCGACGCGGCGATGGTCCCGATGGTCGGCCGCATCGCCGCCGGCATCCCCATCACGGCCGAGCAGATGGTCGAGGAGGTCTTCCCCCTCCCCCGCCAGCTGGTCGGCAAGGGCGACCTCTTCATGCTGCGCGTCGTCGGCGACTCGATGATCGACGCGGCCATCTGCGACGGCGACTGGGTCGTCGTCCGCCAGCAGAAGACGGCGGAGAACGGCGACATCGTCGCCGCCATGCTCGACGACGAGGCCACCGTCAAGGTGTTCCGCCAGCGCGACGGGCACACGTGGCTGCTGCCGCGCAACAGCGCGTTCGAGCCGAT